The following are encoded in a window of Bradyrhizobium guangdongense genomic DNA:
- a CDS encoding amidohydrolase family protein: protein MAHDAPQAAGPSKLVIRNIGLILSGALEKPILDGDTIVAENGKITAIGRFKDCNVEGATTIVDAHGTTVAPGLIDSHVHPVAGDWTPRQNQINWIDSYLHGGVTTMISAGEVHMPGRPRDVVGLKAMAVFAQRAFWTLRPGGVKVHAGAPVIECEMVEEDFKEMAANGVKLLGEVGLGGVKDGPTARKMVGWARKYGIQSTIHTGGPSIPGSGLIDKDVVLEADTDVVGHINGGHTALPDDQIRCICEGCKRGLELVHNGNERSALFTLRTAREMGDLHRVILGTDAPAGSGVQPLGILRMVSMLSSLGELPAEIAFCLATGNTARMRELDCGLIEVGRSADFVIMDKAQHSPGKNILESVQLGDLPGIGMTIIDGIVRTQRSRNTPPAGKVPEVVAK from the coding sequence GACACCATCGTCGCCGAGAACGGCAAGATCACCGCGATCGGCCGCTTCAAGGACTGCAACGTCGAAGGTGCCACGACCATCGTCGACGCCCACGGCACCACGGTCGCACCGGGCCTGATCGACAGTCACGTTCACCCCGTCGCCGGCGATTGGACGCCGCGGCAGAACCAGATCAACTGGATCGACAGCTACCTCCATGGCGGCGTCACCACCATGATCTCGGCGGGTGAAGTCCACATGCCCGGCCGCCCGCGCGACGTCGTCGGCCTCAAGGCGATGGCCGTGTTCGCCCAGCGCGCGTTCTGGACCTTGCGACCGGGCGGCGTGAAGGTTCACGCCGGCGCGCCCGTGATCGAATGCGAGATGGTCGAGGAAGACTTCAAGGAGATGGCCGCCAACGGCGTCAAGCTGCTCGGCGAAGTCGGCCTTGGCGGCGTCAAGGACGGTCCCACCGCACGCAAGATGGTCGGCTGGGCGCGCAAATACGGCATCCAGAGCACGATCCATACCGGCGGCCCCTCGATCCCCGGCTCCGGCCTGATCGACAAGGACGTGGTGCTGGAGGCCGATACCGACGTGGTCGGCCATATCAACGGCGGCCACACGGCGCTTCCCGACGATCAGATCCGTTGCATCTGCGAGGGCTGTAAACGCGGCCTCGAGCTGGTTCACAACGGCAACGAGCGCTCGGCCCTGTTCACGCTGCGCACCGCGCGCGAGATGGGCGACCTGCACCGCGTCATCCTCGGCACCGACGCGCCCGCCGGCTCAGGCGTGCAGCCGCTCGGCATCCTGCGCATGGTCTCGATGCTGTCCTCGCTCGGCGAGCTGCCGGCCGAGATCGCGTTCTGTCTGGCCACCGGCAATACCGCGCGGATGCGCGAGCTCGATTGCGGACTCATTGAAGTCGGCCGCTCCGCCGATTTCGTCATCATGGACAAGGCGCAGCACTCGCCCGGCAAGAACATTCTGGAGAGCGTCCAGCTCGGCGACCTCCCCGGCATCGGCATGACCATCATCGACGGCATCGTGCGGACTCAACGCAGCCGCAACACCCCGCCGGCCGGCAAGGTGCCGGAGGTGGTGGCGAAGTGA
- a CDS encoding ABC transporter ATP-binding protein produces the protein MSVAPPLLAVEGLTKSYGGIHAVRGVSFSLQSGEILALIGPNGAGKSTCFDMLNGQNQPDSGHVRLLGEETTGKKPRDIWRMGVGRTFQITATFATMTVRENVQVALISHGKQLYNLWGSAPDIDRAEAGRLLELVGMGGYADRPCGELAYGDLKRLELAVALANDPKLLLMDEPTAGMAPRERVELMRLTAQIAKEKSIGVLFTEHDMDVVFEHADRIIVLNRGTLIAEGSPSEVRGNPQVQAIYLGEGLLYDAQHREGASA, from the coding sequence ATGAGCGTCGCACCCCCACTTCTCGCGGTCGAAGGCCTGACCAAATCCTATGGCGGCATTCATGCCGTGCGCGGCGTCTCGTTCTCGCTTCAATCAGGCGAGATACTGGCGCTGATCGGCCCGAATGGCGCGGGCAAGAGCACCTGCTTCGACATGCTCAACGGCCAGAACCAGCCTGACTCCGGACACGTCCGACTGCTTGGCGAAGAGACTACCGGCAAGAAGCCGCGCGACATCTGGCGCATGGGCGTGGGCCGCACCTTCCAGATCACCGCGACCTTCGCCACCATGACGGTGCGCGAGAACGTTCAGGTCGCGCTGATTTCGCATGGGAAACAGCTCTACAATCTCTGGGGCTCCGCGCCTGATATCGATCGCGCCGAGGCCGGCCGGCTGCTCGAACTGGTCGGCATGGGCGGCTACGCGGACCGCCCCTGCGGCGAGCTCGCCTATGGTGACCTCAAGCGGCTTGAGCTCGCGGTCGCGCTCGCCAACGATCCAAAGCTGCTCTTGATGGACGAGCCCACCGCCGGTATGGCGCCGCGCGAGCGGGTCGAGCTGATGCGGCTCACGGCTCAAATTGCCAAGGAAAAGTCGATCGGCGTGCTCTTCACCGAACACGACATGGACGTGGTGTTCGAGCATGCCGATCGCATCATCGTGCTCAACCGCGGCACGCTGATCGCCGAGGGTTCGCCTTCCGAGGTGCGCGGCAATCCGCAGGTGCAGGCGATCTATCTCGGCGAGGGCCTTCTCTACGATGCCCAGCATCGCGAGGGGGCCTCGGCATGA
- a CDS encoding ABC transporter permease, whose amino-acid sequence MAFYVVQFLTGLASAASLFLVASGLSIIFGVTRIVNFAHGAFYMIGAYIAFTLTERFSGAFGFWGGVVVAALAVALIGVFVEMVLLRRIYHAPELFQLLGTFGLTLMVEDLVVLIWGPDDLVGRRAPGFRGAIDFFGQNIPSYDLFLIVLGPVVLGVLWLLFQRTRWGVLVRAATQDRDMVAALGVNQKWLFTSVFAVGVFLAALGGALQIPRDAVHHAMDLRIIVEVFVVVVIGGLGSIVGAFVAAVLVSELNAFGILIFPKISIILVFLVMAVVLIVRPWGLFGKPEAAARKTPGLSVNPWRPLTSNERLAALAALVVAAMLPLFAGNYALTVGSEIAIFVIFAVSLHFLMSVGGLASFGHAAYFGLGAYGVAFLAKMAGLPMIVCLLLGPLLGCLGAAVFGFFAVQLSGVYFAMLTLAFAQIVWSIAFQWVSVTGGDNGILSVWPASWAASPSHFYWLALGIAALVTIALRIAVFSPFGYALRATRDSVLRSEAVGINAKRIQWTAFVIAGTTAGIGGALFAYLKGSVFPDNLGISLSVDALVMVLLGGVETVSGGVIGAIVYKALNIWLVSQTDLSKLVLGGFIVLIVVVFPKGIVGMLEILAQRRRKSSPPGSSLLAKPIESAE is encoded by the coding sequence ATGGCCTTTTACGTCGTACAGTTTCTGACCGGTCTCGCCAGCGCAGCGTCGCTGTTTCTGGTGGCCTCGGGCCTGTCGATCATTTTTGGCGTGACGCGGATCGTGAATTTCGCGCATGGCGCCTTCTACATGATCGGCGCCTATATCGCCTTCACGCTGACCGAGCGCTTCTCCGGCGCTTTCGGCTTCTGGGGCGGCGTGGTCGTCGCGGCGCTGGCCGTGGCGTTGATCGGCGTCTTCGTCGAGATGGTGCTGCTCCGGCGCATCTATCACGCCCCCGAACTGTTCCAGCTGCTCGGCACCTTCGGCCTCACGCTGATGGTCGAGGATCTCGTCGTGCTGATCTGGGGGCCCGACGATCTCGTCGGCCGCCGGGCGCCCGGCTTCAGGGGCGCGATCGATTTCTTCGGCCAGAACATCCCGAGCTACGATCTGTTCCTGATCGTGCTCGGCCCCGTCGTGCTCGGTGTTCTCTGGCTGCTGTTCCAGCGCACGCGCTGGGGCGTCTTGGTGCGCGCGGCGACGCAGGACCGCGACATGGTCGCGGCGCTCGGCGTGAACCAGAAATGGCTGTTCACCTCGGTGTTCGCCGTCGGTGTTTTCCTCGCAGCCCTCGGCGGCGCGCTCCAGATCCCGCGCGACGCCGTGCATCATGCGATGGATCTGCGCATCATCGTCGAAGTCTTCGTCGTCGTCGTGATCGGCGGGCTCGGCAGCATTGTCGGCGCCTTCGTCGCGGCGGTGCTGGTGTCGGAGCTCAACGCCTTCGGAATCCTGATCTTCCCGAAAATCTCGATCATCCTGGTCTTCCTGGTGATGGCGGTGGTGCTGATCGTCCGTCCCTGGGGCCTGTTCGGCAAGCCCGAGGCCGCCGCGCGCAAGACGCCGGGGCTGTCAGTCAATCCGTGGCGGCCGCTGACGTCGAACGAGCGGTTGGCGGCGCTTGCCGCACTTGTCGTCGCGGCGATGCTGCCGCTGTTCGCCGGCAATTACGCGCTGACCGTCGGCTCGGAGATCGCGATCTTCGTGATCTTCGCCGTCAGCCTGCATTTCCTGATGTCGGTCGGCGGGCTCGCCTCGTTCGGTCACGCCGCCTATTTCGGTTTGGGCGCCTATGGCGTGGCGTTCCTTGCCAAGATGGCGGGGCTGCCGATGATCGTCTGCCTGTTGCTCGGGCCGCTGCTCGGCTGCCTGGGGGCGGCGGTGTTCGGCTTCTTCGCCGTGCAGCTCTCCGGCGTCTACTTTGCGATGCTGACGTTGGCCTTCGCGCAGATCGTGTGGTCGATCGCGTTCCAGTGGGTGAGTGTCACCGGCGGAGACAACGGCATTCTCAGTGTCTGGCCTGCGAGCTGGGCGGCAAGCCCGTCGCACTTCTACTGGCTCGCGCTTGGGATAGCCGCGTTGGTCACCATTGCGCTGCGGATCGCGGTGTTCTCACCGTTTGGTTACGCCCTGCGCGCCACGCGGGACTCGGTGCTGCGCAGCGAGGCGGTCGGGATCAACGCCAAGCGCATCCAGTGGACGGCCTTCGTGATCGCGGGCACCACCGCGGGCATCGGTGGTGCACTGTTCGCGTATCTGAAAGGCAGCGTCTTCCCCGACAATCTCGGCATCTCGCTCTCGGTCGATGCGCTGGTCATGGTGCTGCTCGGCGGCGTCGAAACGGTGTCGGGCGGAGTGATCGGCGCGATCGTCTACAAGGCTCTGAACATCTGGCTGGTGAGCCAGACCGATCTGTCGAAACTGGTGCTCGGCGGCTTCATCGTGCTGATCGTCGTCGTCTTCCCCAAGGGTATCGTTGGCATGCTGGAGATTTTGGCGCAACGACGTCGCAAGTCATCGCCGCCGGGATCGTCCCTGCTTGCCAAGCCGATCGAGTCCGCCGAATGA
- a CDS encoding 6-hydroxynicotinate reductase, which translates to MVMETTSAATDKIRCDACPVMCYIKPGAAGACDRYANHGGKLVRVDPHVILERTVSHGGKLVPFSRTEDWDGKIVHEPSTFVTAIGAGTTYPDYKPAPFIVSAEVDGVDMVTVVTEGIFSYCGVKVKIDTDRYLGPETATVRAQGEAVGHVTTSEYGSQMLSLGGVHHLTGGSKKEGRVTCDTLMDLANCRAVELTIDGGATVVVQAGQPPVVNGEKEERMRVGCGSATIGMFAKQWQGKVDEVVVVDDHITGVLSEHQAGKLLDIADTGIKMKGRRSTPGRYFQVADPGTGWGGTNISDPLSILGPFDAKEARPGLTMLMVSTTGEHSSYYVLDDALKPVETEMPDDLKFSVERIQENCEPALCTVLFMAGAGGSLRAGVTDNPVRLTRSVKDALTRVTSGGAPVYVWPGGGITYMVDVTQMPSGAFGYVPTPALVAPIEFTMKLSDYAALGGHMDYVKPLSEVQNGDDVRQLPWQNPIPGPRP; encoded by the coding sequence ATGGTGATGGAAACAACAAGCGCTGCCACCGACAAGATCCGCTGCGATGCCTGTCCGGTGATGTGCTACATCAAGCCGGGCGCAGCAGGCGCCTGCGACCGCTATGCCAACCACGGCGGCAAGCTCGTCCGCGTCGATCCCCATGTGATCCTGGAGCGCACCGTCTCGCACGGCGGCAAGCTCGTGCCGTTCAGCCGCACGGAAGACTGGGACGGCAAGATCGTCCACGAGCCTTCGACCTTCGTGACGGCGATCGGCGCGGGCACGACCTATCCCGATTACAAGCCGGCGCCGTTCATCGTCTCCGCGGAAGTCGATGGCGTCGACATGGTGACGGTGGTCACCGAGGGCATCTTCTCCTATTGCGGCGTCAAGGTGAAGATCGACACCGACCGCTACCTTGGGCCGGAGACCGCAACGGTTCGCGCTCAGGGCGAGGCGGTCGGTCACGTCACCACCAGCGAATACGGCTCGCAGATGCTGTCGCTCGGCGGCGTGCATCATCTCACCGGCGGCTCCAAGAAGGAGGGGCGCGTCACCTGCGACACGCTGATGGATCTTGCCAATTGCAGGGCGGTCGAGCTCACCATCGACGGCGGCGCTACGGTGGTGGTGCAGGCCGGCCAGCCTCCTGTTGTCAACGGCGAGAAAGAAGAGCGCATGCGCGTCGGCTGCGGCTCGGCGACCATCGGCATGTTCGCCAAGCAATGGCAAGGCAAGGTCGACGAGGTGGTGGTGGTCGACGACCACATCACCGGCGTGCTGAGCGAGCACCAGGCTGGCAAGCTCCTCGACATCGCCGACACCGGCATCAAGATGAAGGGCCGGCGCTCGACGCCCGGCCGCTATTTCCAGGTCGCCGATCCTGGCACCGGCTGGGGCGGCACCAATATCTCCGATCCGCTGTCGATCCTCGGTCCATTCGATGCCAAGGAGGCCAGGCCGGGCCTCACCATGCTGATGGTCTCGACGACGGGCGAGCATTCTTCTTACTATGTGCTCGATGACGCCTTGAAGCCGGTCGAGACCGAGATGCCTGATGATCTGAAGTTCTCGGTCGAGCGCATCCAGGAGAATTGCGAGCCGGCGCTGTGCACGGTGCTGTTCATGGCCGGTGCCGGCGGCTCGTTGCGAGCGGGTGTCACCGATAATCCGGTGAGGCTGACGCGTTCGGTGAAGGATGCGCTGACGCGCGTCACCAGCGGCGGCGCGCCCGTCTATGTCTGGCCGGGCGGCGGCATCACCTACATGGTGGACGTGACGCAGATGCCGTCAGGTGCGTTCGGCTATGTGCCGACGCCGGCGCTGGTGGCGCCGATCGAGTTCACGATGAAGCTGTCGGACTACGCCGCGCTCGGCGGGCACATGGACTATGTGAAGCCGCTGTCCGAGGTGCAGAACGGTGACGATGTCCGCCAGCTGCCCTGGCAGAATCCGATCCCGGGACCGCGGCCATGA
- a CDS encoding UPF0280 family protein, with translation MTRLPQIAMLSDGRRLHLQDGPIDLIIEARGPAHEVQAAYEAAARRLTGLLDELCAELPELRAAAGERTSLRGMVARRMHAAVAPYASDCFITPMAAVAGSVAEEILGAMLDAASLDRVYVNNGGDIALHLGRGEHFAVGLMDRPDSDGVIRTMRVDADDPVRGIATSGRHGRSFSLGIADAVTVLAATASQADAAATIIANAVDLPGHPGIIRQPANELQPDSDLGARLVTRNVGHLSQRDIAAALESGAECARQLFDRGLIEGAVLRLCGDMLVVGTKDIREQRSRPLALENAVDA, from the coding sequence ATGACAAGGCTCCCGCAAATCGCAATGCTGTCCGATGGCCGGCGGCTGCATTTGCAGGATGGACCGATTGATCTGATCATCGAGGCGAGGGGGCCCGCGCACGAGGTGCAGGCGGCCTATGAGGCCGCGGCGCGCCGATTGACCGGGCTGCTCGACGAGCTCTGTGCGGAGCTGCCGGAGTTGCGGGCGGCCGCAGGGGAGCGGACGTCGCTCAGGGGCATGGTCGCGCGCCGAATGCATGCGGCTGTTGCGCCTTACGCCTCCGATTGCTTCATCACGCCGATGGCCGCGGTGGCGGGAAGCGTGGCCGAGGAGATTCTCGGCGCGATGCTGGACGCCGCGTCGCTCGACCGCGTCTATGTCAACAACGGCGGCGACATCGCGCTGCATCTCGGGCGGGGCGAGCATTTTGCGGTCGGTCTGATGGACCGCCCTGACAGTGACGGCGTGATCCGCACGATGAGGGTCGATGCGGACGATCCCGTGCGCGGCATCGCAACCAGCGGACGCCATGGCCGCAGCTTTTCCCTGGGCATTGCCGATGCGGTGACGGTACTGGCCGCCACCGCATCGCAGGCCGATGCGGCGGCGACGATCATCGCCAACGCGGTCGACCTGCCGGGCCATCCCGGCATTATCAGGCAACCCGCCAACGAGCTCCAGCCCGACAGCGATCTCGGTGCGCGTCTCGTTACCCGCAACGTCGGTCATTTGTCACAGAGGGATATCGCCGCAGCGCTGGAATCTGGCGCGGAATGTGCACGGCAATTATTCGATCGCGGATTGATCGAGGGTGCCGTGCTCAGGCTTTGTGGTGATATGCTTGTCGTCGGAACCAAGGATATAAGAGAGCAGCGATCGCGCCCGCTTGCGCTGGAGAACGCGGTCGATGCCTGA
- a CDS encoding MarR family winged helix-turn-helix transcriptional regulator — translation MARSVTAKKNVKPAKPPYVLDEQVGFILRQVWQRHSSIFSRDIGTNLTPTQWAALSKLAETGPCSQNQLGRLTAMDVATIKGVIDRLTARGLTETSQDPEDGRRLLVSLTRAGQQLAEKLAPNAIAITRETLAPLDAKERELLMALLNKLR, via the coding sequence ATGGCGAGAAGCGTCACGGCGAAGAAGAACGTCAAACCGGCAAAACCGCCTTACGTGCTCGACGAGCAGGTCGGCTTCATCCTGCGCCAGGTCTGGCAGCGCCACAGCTCGATCTTCTCGCGCGATATCGGCACCAACCTGACGCCGACACAGTGGGCCGCGCTGTCGAAGCTCGCCGAGACCGGGCCGTGCTCGCAGAACCAGCTCGGCCGGCTGACGGCGATGGATGTCGCCACCATCAAGGGCGTCATCGACCGCCTGACGGCGCGCGGTCTCACCGAGACCAGCCAGGATCCCGAGGACGGGCGACGGCTCCTGGTGAGCCTGACGCGCGCCGGTCAGCAGCTTGCGGAAAAGCTGGCGCCGAACGCCATTGCGATTACCCGCGAGACGCTGGCGCCGCTGGATGCCAAGGAGCGCGAGTTGCTGATGGCGCTGCTGAATAAGCTAAGGTGA
- a CDS encoding ABC transporter substrate-binding protein: protein MRARNYFVGAAFALLAVGIGHSAVAEDIKIGEINSYSLLPSFTEPYRKGWQLAVEEINAAGGINGKKLVVISKDDGGKPADAQTAANELVSSEGVAMLTGTFLSNIGLAVSDFANQKKVFFLAAEPLTDAVTWAKGNKYTFRLRPSNYMQAAMLVEAASKLPAKRWATIAPNYEYGQSAVAVFKKLMSEKRPDIQWVDEQWPPQGKIDAGPVVQAVAQANPEAILNVTFGPDLVKLVREGNTRGLFKGREVVSFLTGEPEYLDPLKDETPEGWIVTGYPWYSIKTPEHDAFLKAYQAKYNDYPRLGSIVGYQTIKAAAAIIAKAGSTDTDKMIAAAEGISMPSPFGEITFRKIDHQSTLGAFVGKTAQKDGKGVMVDASYKKGADYLPGDAEVEKLRPKD, encoded by the coding sequence ATGCGAGCACGAAACTATTTTGTCGGCGCGGCCTTCGCGCTTCTGGCTGTGGGCATCGGCCATTCGGCTGTGGCGGAGGACATCAAGATCGGCGAGATCAACAGCTATTCGCTGTTGCCGTCCTTCACCGAGCCCTATCGCAAGGGCTGGCAGCTCGCGGTCGAGGAGATCAACGCAGCCGGCGGCATCAACGGCAAGAAGCTCGTCGTGATCTCCAAGGACGACGGCGGCAAGCCGGCCGATGCGCAGACCGCGGCCAACGAGCTCGTCTCCAGCGAGGGCGTCGCGATGCTGACGGGCACGTTCCTGTCGAACATTGGCCTCGCGGTCAGCGACTTCGCCAACCAGAAGAAGGTGTTCTTCCTCGCGGCCGAGCCGCTGACGGACGCCGTGACCTGGGCCAAGGGCAACAAGTACACCTTCCGCCTGCGTCCCTCGAACTACATGCAGGCTGCGATGCTGGTGGAAGCTGCCAGCAAGCTGCCGGCCAAGCGCTGGGCGACCATTGCGCCGAACTATGAGTACGGCCAGTCGGCCGTCGCGGTGTTCAAGAAGCTGATGTCGGAGAAGCGTCCTGACATCCAGTGGGTCGACGAGCAGTGGCCGCCGCAGGGCAAGATCGACGCGGGTCCGGTGGTGCAGGCCGTGGCGCAGGCCAATCCGGAAGCCATCCTCAACGTCACCTTCGGCCCCGACCTCGTCAAGCTCGTCCGTGAGGGCAATACCCGCGGCCTGTTCAAGGGACGCGAGGTCGTGTCGTTCCTGACCGGCGAGCCCGAATATCTCGATCCGCTCAAGGACGAGACGCCCGAGGGCTGGATCGTCACCGGCTATCCCTGGTACTCGATCAAGACGCCCGAGCACGATGCGTTCCTGAAGGCGTATCAGGCCAAGTACAACGACTATCCGCGCCTCGGCTCGATCGTCGGCTACCAGACCATCAAGGCGGCCGCTGCGATCATCGCGAAGGCCGGCTCGACCGACACCGACAAGATGATCGCGGCGGCCGAGGGCATTTCCATGCCGTCGCCGTTCGGCGAGATCACGTTCCGCAAGATCGATCATCAGTCCACGCTCGGCGCCTTCGTCGGCAAGACCGCGCAGAAGGACGGCAAGGGCGTGATGGTGGATGCGTCCTACAAGAAGGGCGCGGATTATCTGCCTGGTGACGCTGAAGTCGAGAAGCTGCGGCCGAAGGACTGA
- a CDS encoding ABC transporter ATP-binding protein has product MKLSVQDLNSHYGPAHILFDIGFEVGEGEVVALLGRNGAGKSTTFRSIVGLVAQRTGRITFEGKDVSAKPTHEIVREGLGYVPEERRIFTDLTVEENLEVGRQPKRPNAPYWTRDKLFTLFPNLGEMKNRPGGRMSGGEQQMLTIARTLMGNPSLVLLDEPSEGLSPKIVEQMVDAILTMKKEGVSIVVSEQNLHFARLISDRAYIIERGRICFGGTMAELDARPDIRDAHLSL; this is encoded by the coding sequence ATGAAGCTTTCGGTGCAAGACCTCAACAGCCATTATGGCCCTGCGCACATCCTGTTCGACATCGGATTCGAGGTCGGCGAGGGCGAGGTGGTGGCGTTGCTGGGCCGCAACGGCGCCGGCAAGTCGACCACGTTCCGCTCGATCGTCGGGCTCGTCGCGCAGCGCACCGGCCGGATCACCTTCGAGGGCAAGGACGTCTCGGCAAAGCCGACGCACGAGATCGTGCGCGAAGGGCTCGGCTATGTGCCGGAAGAGCGCCGCATCTTCACCGATCTCACGGTGGAAGAGAACCTCGAAGTCGGCCGCCAGCCGAAACGTCCGAACGCTCCCTATTGGACGCGCGACAAGCTGTTCACGCTGTTTCCCAATCTCGGCGAGATGAAGAACCGCCCGGGCGGGCGGATGAGCGGCGGCGAGCAGCAGATGCTGACCATCGCCCGCACGCTGATGGGCAATCCGTCGCTGGTGCTGTTGGATGAGCCGTCGGAAGGCCTGTCGCCAAAGATCGTGGAGCAGATGGTCGATGCCATCCTGACCATGAAGAAGGAGGGCGTCAGCATCGTCGTCTCCGAGCAGAATCTGCACTTTGCGCGGTTGATCTCCGATCGCGCCTACATCATCGAGCGCGGCCGCATCTGCTTCGGCGGCACCATGGCCGAGCTCGACGCGCGTCCGGATATCCGCGACGCGCATCTGTCGTTGTAA
- a CDS encoding amino acid synthesis family protein, with product MSAIIRKIVTVVEETQMEMGRQVSPPTRRAAAIAVIENPFAGRYVEDLSPLIAIGEELGELLAKRAVAALGIDGAKVQSYGKAAAVGENGELEHAAAILHPKMGAPVRKVLSKGAALIPSSKKRSGPGTTLDIPLGHKDAAFVRSHFDGMEVQINDAPRANEIMVAVAVTDSGRPLPRVGGLTIGEIKGEDGLR from the coding sequence ATGAGCGCGATCATCCGCAAGATCGTCACCGTCGTCGAAGAGACGCAGATGGAGATGGGCCGCCAGGTCTCGCCACCGACCCGGCGCGCCGCTGCGATCGCCGTGATCGAAAATCCCTTTGCCGGAAGATACGTCGAGGATCTTTCGCCGTTGATCGCGATCGGCGAGGAGCTCGGTGAGCTCCTGGCGAAGCGCGCGGTAGCCGCGCTCGGCATCGACGGCGCGAAGGTCCAGAGCTACGGCAAGGCCGCAGCCGTCGGCGAGAACGGCGAGCTGGAGCATGCCGCGGCGATCCTCCATCCCAAGATGGGCGCGCCGGTGCGGAAGGTGCTGAGCAAGGGTGCGGCGCTGATCCCGTCGTCGAAGAAGCGCAGCGGCCCCGGCACGACGCTGGATATTCCGCTCGGCCACAAGGATGCGGCTTTCGTGCGCAGCCATTTCGACGGCATGGAGGTGCAGATCAACGACGCGCCGCGCGCCAACGAGATCATGGTCGCGGTCGCCGTCACCGACAGCGGCCGTCCGCTGCCGCGCGTCGGCGGATTGACGATCGGCGAAATCAAGGGCGAAGACGGTTTGCGTTAG